TAATGGGACTGTGTAGAGCACGTGCGCAAATACTGAAAGCAGATCTTGACCAGTAACAAGATCTGTGGCATTTGCACAGAGCGTCTATACAGAGTATTACTGTAAATTGAGAGAGATTCCCAAACATGCCTCTTACATTCGGAAGAACCTGCGATCGCAGCAAACCTCGGCTAGAGAAGACGCGTCCCACCTGGATCAGCACTTGGACGAACATGAGCTTCTCCAACAAACCTTCATAAAGAGACCAAGGCATCAAATGGCTCAAGTGGAAGAAAGGTGACCCTCAGTACACTTAATATAAATGACTGACGTCAGAAACACACAAAGCATCACATTCACTGGTGTTATCATATGTAAATAACACTTGGGCTTATTTCTGATTACAAATGAATTTAAACAGCACATACGGTTTCAGTATTATTCCTTGTCTATAATGCTGTTCAGTCAGATGTGTGAAGCGGTTCAATaatagaaagaaaagaacaaatgAATCTCAAATTGGAGAGCAAGAATAGGATCTGTCCCTGTTCATGGAGAGGGAAATGCGGATGAGAAGACATTGCACAAATCTCGTGAATATCATGATGTGTTCTGGACTTATTCACTGGCAGATCCATCAGGATTCAAGCGAGAGTGTGAAGACTTCTCTTTTGAGGGACGAAGAGTCACAATCAAGACAACGAGCGTGAGATGATTTATCATATGGTTAATAGGATTCATCCGTACCTCTTATTCCTGGACACTTTacaaaacttgaaataaaattGATTGATAGAGATTCATGAAATCTGTGTGTAATTTACATTCTGTGTACAAAAGTTGAAATAAACTCACTGTTGCACACTTGCTGCATACTATAACACCTCATAAATGTCCTTGTCTACATGTCATTTCTGTTCATTTCTAATCTGTTATTAACTACTAATAATTTGGCTTTAGATGCCATGGACCTCAGTGGGATTGCAAACTTTGTAAAGCGTAATCGTGACGTGAAGATCCCACTCCTGAAACCGAGAGGTTCTGCTCTGAGAATTTGTGGGCAGGAAGGAACCGTGTACGAAGGGGATGAAGAACAGCTTGAAGCCTGGAAAGATTATTACCTGCCAGAACGGACGGAAATGGAGGTGATTGGTGCCATTGATGACTTCCCATGTGACGCGTTTGGTCTGCAGTTGGTGCTTCTGTTGGGTGAAGATGGAAGGGTGTTTGCCTACGAGGATGAGCTTTTGCACCTCGTAGCCGTGAATTTGAGGGACCTGCTCCAATGCCAGATGGTTTTCCCTGGAATGGAAACCTTCAAGCTTGGAGAATGTTTTGAAGAGCCGGTGAGGTCATACGCTGTACCAACatacatttataacatttcAGTGAAGAAGAGGTTTGAGTAACTA
The window above is part of the Chanodichthys erythropterus isolate Z2021 chromosome 3, ASM2448905v1, whole genome shotgun sequence genome. Proteins encoded here:
- the LOC137007992 gene encoding uncharacterized protein, with the protein product MTNKSPEKIKQEFLSFIKEDAMDLSGIANFVKRNRDVKIPLLKPRGSALRICGQEGTVYEGDEEQLEAWKDYYLPERTEMEVIGAIDDFPCDAFGLQLVLLLGEDGRVFAYEDELLHLVAVNLRDLLQCQMVFPGMETFKLGECFEEPTAEEYHEMMESDEVKEMKKLHKEFRQSLEHEFLNTQSCNVHMQKQVCSENFTSSTKQRIQEHLLMCNCKVEMSGSCSHSLICFVS